One part of the Arcanobacterium phocisimile genome encodes these proteins:
- a CDS encoding metal-sulfur cluster assembly factor — protein sequence MHNGCEAEEKNMTDSHVTIEEIEEALRDVIDPELGINIVDLGLLYGLSIDGDSVVADMTLTSAACPLTDVIEEQAAVAVANLVSEFRINWVWLPPWGPDRITEDGRDQLRALGFNV from the coding sequence ATCCACAATGGCTGTGAAGCTGAGGAGAAAAATATGACTGACTCTCACGTCACTATCGAAGAGATTGAAGAAGCTCTTCGAGATGTGATCGATCCAGAACTCGGGATTAATATTGTCGACCTAGGCTTATTATACGGCCTGAGTATCGACGGAGATTCCGTAGTAGCCGATATGACGCTGACATCTGCAGCGTGTCCGTTGACCGATGTTATTGAAGAGCAGGCCGCGGTGGCGGTAGCAAACCTCGTATCTGAGTTTCGGATTAACTGGGTATGGTTGCCGCCGTGGGGTCCAGACCGGATCACCGAAGATGGCCGTGACCAGCTACGCGCACTAGGCTTCAATGTCTGA
- a CDS encoding ABC-F family ATP-binding cassette domain-containing protein yields the protein MIHTQELSMNIGTRSLVTDATLHVDKGSAIGLVGRNGAGKTTLLRLLAGEGTTSEVVEYGGLISRKGSIGYLAQDPRIGDPTQMARDRILSVRGIERMLRSIQRAEHDMSTLTGPKQEKAMEKYVRLDMEFTAAGGYAAKSEASQIAASLGLDEQVLDQELQTLSGGQRRRVELARVLFSGAETLLLDEPTNHLDHDSILWLRDWLKSYSGGYIVISHSVELLRETVNQIWYLDANRSVIDIYSMGWDAYLKQRESDEARRRRERTNAEKKATALTAQALKMKAKATKAVAAHNMLKRAEKLMENVEQERAVDKVAHLRFPEPAPSGKTPLMAEGLTKSYGSLEIFAGLDLAIDRGSRVVVLGYNGAGKTTLLRILAGVEEPDTGNVIAGHGLKLGYYAQEHETIDTKKSVVENLRYVAPQLDDTGVRSVLGSFLFSGDDADKPAGVLSGGEKTRLALAMLVVSAANVLLLDEPTNNLDPASRQEILNALRKYEGAVILVTHDEGAVEALDPERVLLLPDGDEDLWSDDYFDLITLA from the coding sequence GTGATTCATACTCAAGAGCTATCAATGAATATCGGCACCCGTTCTCTGGTAACCGATGCTACGCTACACGTCGATAAGGGTTCAGCTATCGGCCTGGTCGGGCGTAATGGCGCCGGGAAGACGACGCTTCTTCGCCTGCTTGCCGGTGAGGGAACGACGTCGGAAGTGGTCGAATACGGCGGCTTGATTAGCCGTAAGGGCTCTATTGGTTATCTTGCGCAAGATCCGCGTATTGGTGATCCGACGCAGATGGCGCGTGATCGTATTCTTTCAGTTCGTGGCATTGAACGAATGTTGCGTTCGATCCAACGCGCTGAGCACGATATGTCCACGCTTACTGGTCCAAAGCAAGAAAAAGCGATGGAGAAGTATGTTCGGCTGGATATGGAGTTTACGGCTGCTGGTGGCTACGCGGCCAAATCGGAGGCATCCCAAATTGCGGCTTCGCTCGGCCTCGATGAACAAGTACTCGATCAAGAATTGCAGACACTTTCTGGCGGTCAGCGACGACGAGTTGAACTGGCCCGTGTACTTTTCTCAGGTGCCGAAACGCTCTTGCTGGACGAACCGACCAACCACTTGGATCACGATTCTATTTTATGGCTACGTGACTGGCTGAAATCATATTCGGGTGGATATATTGTTATCTCCCACTCGGTTGAACTCCTGCGCGAAACGGTCAACCAGATTTGGTATCTGGATGCGAACCGGTCGGTGATTGATATTTATTCAATGGGCTGGGATGCGTATCTTAAGCAACGCGAATCAGATGAGGCCCGTCGTCGTCGGGAACGCACCAATGCAGAAAAGAAAGCCACAGCACTCACTGCGCAAGCGTTAAAGATGAAGGCGAAGGCAACGAAAGCGGTTGCGGCACACAATATGCTCAAGCGTGCTGAAAAGCTGATGGAGAATGTGGAGCAGGAGCGCGCGGTCGACAAGGTCGCGCATTTGCGGTTCCCGGAACCGGCTCCGTCGGGCAAAACTCCGTTGATGGCTGAGGGGCTGACGAAATCGTATGGCTCTCTTGAGATTTTTGCAGGCCTCGACCTGGCGATTGACCGTGGGTCGCGCGTCGTCGTTCTCGGATACAACGGCGCTGGTAAAACGACGTTGTTGCGGATTCTTGCCGGCGTTGAAGAACCCGATACTGGCAACGTGATTGCTGGTCACGGTCTCAAGCTTGGATACTATGCGCAGGAACATGAAACGATTGATACGAAGAAATCAGTTGTTGAGAATCTCAGGTATGTTGCTCCCCAGCTTGACGATACCGGCGTGCGTTCCGTCCTAGGCTCGTTCCTGTTTTCTGGTGACGACGCCGATAAGCCAGCCGGTGTTTTGTCTGGAGGCGAGAAGACCCGCTTGGCGTTGGCGATGCTGGTGGTCTCGGCAGCCAACGTGCTACTTTTGGACGAACCGACGAACAACTTAGATCCGGCGTCGCGCCAAGAAATCCTCAACGCGTTGCGCAAGTATGAGGGCGCAGTCATTCTTGTTACCCACGATGAAGGCGCAGTCGAAGCATTAGACCCTGAGCGAGTTTTGTTGCTTCCAGACGGCGACGAAGATCTGTGGTCCGATGACTATTTCGACCTCATCACGTTGGCGTAG
- a CDS encoding SixA phosphatase family protein, with the protein MKNLIVMRHAEAAFGYADHDRPLTDYGQSQARVMGSMLAQRFPVIDYVWVSDALRTRQTLAGLEVGGARFGQVQVSPDLYDGSHLDLVHCVHGSPPECAAVLIVAHEPGVSSVVSYLGDTSTPVTRTLMRGFSPATVGIAQMDFPWGAVEMGMLPVWEKLSTE; encoded by the coding sequence ATGAAAAACTTGATTGTGATGCGACATGCGGAAGCGGCGTTCGGCTATGCCGATCATGACCGTCCGTTGACCGACTATGGCCAAAGTCAGGCTCGAGTCATGGGGAGCATGTTGGCACAACGCTTCCCAGTCATCGACTATGTGTGGGTATCGGATGCGCTACGCACGCGCCAGACGCTCGCTGGTCTTGAAGTTGGCGGAGCTCGGTTTGGGCAGGTGCAGGTGAGTCCAGATTTATACGACGGTAGTCATCTCGATCTTGTGCACTGTGTGCACGGTTCACCGCCTGAGTGTGCGGCCGTTTTGATCGTTGCACACGAACCTGGTGTTAGTTCGGTTGTGAGCTATCTGGGAGATACCTCAACACCAGTTACCCGTACGCTAATGCGCGGCTTTAGCCCAGCCACGGTCGGAATTGCGCAGATGGATTTCCCGTGGGGAGCAGTTGAGATGGGAATGTTGCCAGTGTGGGAAAAACTATCCACCGAATAG
- a CDS encoding SufS family cysteine desulfurase: MTGALVARDDFPIMSREVHDGVRLVYLDSAATAQKPVQVIDAMRDHALLHNGGVNRGSHMLAGESTHAVDDARQKVAQFVGVDPTEISWTKNSTESLNAIAYTFLNETYEHRMSGTSSMFALHAGDNIVVTRAEHHANLIPWQQLAHRTGVELRWLDLDDAGCIDLSTSWVIDEHTRVVAFGHVSNVTGAIAPVAELVARAREHNAFVVLDACQSVPHMPVDFHELDVDFAVFSGHKMLGPTGIGVLYTKSAIGEQMPPFLTGGSMVEIVTMEKTTFAAPPARFEAGTQAVSQIVGLGRAVDYLQNIGMDNIVRHEQELTTYALDKLKDIPGIRILGPQLADGRVGVITFAVDGVHPHDVGQLLDARGVAIRVGHHCAQPIHQHFGVFSSSRVSFGPYNTSEDVDAFIDALADVRPYFGLEG; this comes from the coding sequence GTGACTGGGGCACTTGTTGCTCGCGACGATTTCCCCATCATGAGCCGTGAGGTTCACGATGGGGTACGCCTCGTCTACCTTGATTCTGCTGCTACCGCGCAAAAGCCGGTTCAAGTTATCGATGCCATGCGCGACCACGCGTTGTTACACAATGGTGGCGTGAATCGTGGTTCGCATATGTTGGCTGGTGAATCGACCCATGCTGTAGATGACGCACGCCAGAAGGTCGCCCAATTCGTCGGCGTCGACCCGACTGAGATTTCGTGGACGAAAAATTCCACGGAGTCGCTGAATGCGATCGCGTATACGTTCTTAAACGAAACGTATGAGCATCGTATGTCTGGCACGTCGTCTATGTTCGCGCTTCACGCTGGCGATAACATAGTTGTGACTCGTGCTGAGCATCATGCGAATTTGATTCCCTGGCAACAGCTTGCGCACCGCACCGGAGTGGAGCTACGCTGGCTTGACCTCGATGATGCGGGATGTATTGATCTTTCAACTTCCTGGGTGATTGACGAGCATACGCGGGTGGTTGCTTTCGGTCACGTTTCCAACGTCACCGGTGCGATTGCTCCGGTTGCTGAGCTGGTAGCACGCGCCCGCGAGCATAACGCTTTTGTCGTGCTTGATGCGTGCCAGTCAGTGCCGCATATGCCGGTAGATTTTCATGAGCTCGACGTCGATTTCGCAGTATTTTCGGGGCACAAAATGCTTGGCCCAACGGGTATCGGAGTTCTCTACACTAAGTCTGCGATTGGTGAGCAGATGCCACCATTCTTGACCGGTGGGTCAATGGTGGAGATCGTCACGATGGAAAAGACGACTTTCGCGGCTCCACCAGCACGATTTGAGGCTGGTACTCAGGCAGTTTCTCAGATTGTTGGGTTGGGCCGGGCGGTTGACTACCTGCAAAATATCGGGATGGACAATATTGTTCGCCATGAACAAGAATTGACAACCTATGCTTTGGACAAGCTTAAAGATATCCCAGGGATTCGTATTCTTGGCCCGCAGTTAGCAGACGGCAGGGTAGGAGTCATCACTTTCGCAGTTGATGGGGTGCATCCACACGACGTCGGTCAGCTCCTTGATGCTCGAGGTGTAGCGATCCGAGTTGGACACCATTGCGCGCAACCAATTCACCAACATTTTGGTGTATTCTCATCTTCGCGGGTTTCGTTCGGCCCGTACAATACATCTGAGGATGTCGATGCATTTATCGATGCGTTAGCGGATGTACGTCCTTATTTTGGATTGGAAGGATAA
- the sufB gene encoding Fe-S cluster assembly protein SufB, with product MTQTGTGSAQLTQEETIEAVGGKYQYGWHDTDVAGERAKRGLDEGIVRDISAKKNEPEWMLKKRLKALKLYERRPMPTWGADLSGIDFDSIKYYVKSTEGQANTWEDLPEEIKNTYDRLGIPEAEKARLVAGVAAQYESEVVYHKIREDLEEQGVIFLDTDTGLREHPEIFQEFFGTAVPLGDNKFASLNSAVWSGGSFIYVPKGVHVEIPLQAYFRINTENMGQFERTLIIADEDSYVHYVEGCTAPIYSSDSLHSAVVEIFVKKNARVRYTTIQNWSNNVYNLVTKRAIVEEGGTMEWIDGNIGSKVTMKYPAVYLTGPHARGETLSIAFAGAGQYQDTGSKMVHMAPHTSSSIVSKSVARGGGRSAYRGLVQMNPEAKHSKSNVLCDALLVDSISRSDTYPYVDVRVDDVEMGHEATVSKVSEEQLFYLMSRGIEETEAMAMIVRGFVEPIARELPMEYALELNRLIELQMEGSVG from the coding sequence ATGACCCAAACGGGCACGGGTTCAGCTCAGCTGACCCAAGAAGAAACAATCGAGGCTGTCGGCGGAAAGTACCAGTATGGCTGGCATGACACCGATGTTGCTGGTGAGCGCGCGAAGCGTGGCTTGGATGAAGGCATCGTGCGCGATATCTCAGCAAAGAAAAACGAGCCGGAGTGGATGCTGAAAAAGCGCCTGAAGGCTCTGAAACTTTACGAGCGTAGGCCGATGCCAACCTGGGGTGCCGACCTTTCGGGGATTGATTTCGATTCCATTAAATATTATGTGAAGTCCACTGAAGGTCAAGCAAATACGTGGGAAGATCTTCCTGAAGAAATTAAGAATACCTACGATCGGCTTGGTATACCAGAAGCAGAAAAAGCACGCCTCGTTGCGGGCGTCGCTGCGCAGTATGAGTCTGAAGTCGTCTACCACAAGATCCGTGAAGATCTTGAAGAACAAGGCGTCATCTTTCTCGATACTGACACTGGCCTTCGTGAACACCCAGAGATCTTCCAAGAATTCTTCGGCACTGCTGTCCCGTTGGGAGATAACAAATTCGCTTCCCTTAATTCAGCAGTGTGGTCAGGCGGTTCCTTCATCTATGTCCCTAAGGGGGTTCATGTCGAGATCCCACTGCAGGCATATTTCCGTATTAATACCGAAAATATGGGCCAGTTTGAACGCACCCTGATTATCGCTGATGAAGATTCGTATGTGCACTACGTCGAGGGTTGTACTGCCCCTATCTATTCGAGCGATTCTCTCCACTCTGCTGTTGTAGAAATCTTCGTTAAGAAGAACGCTCGCGTTCGCTACACCACGATCCAAAACTGGTCGAACAACGTCTACAACTTGGTTACCAAGCGTGCGATCGTCGAAGAAGGCGGCACCATGGAATGGATCGACGGCAACATTGGCTCCAAGGTCACCATGAAGTATCCGGCTGTCTACTTGACCGGCCCACATGCTCGCGGCGAAACACTGTCGATCGCATTCGCTGGTGCAGGTCAATACCAAGACACCGGCTCGAAGATGGTCCATATGGCACCGCATACCTCCTCATCGATCGTTTCGAAGTCAGTTGCCCGTGGTGGTGGCCGTTCCGCCTACCGCGGCTTGGTCCAGATGAACCCGGAGGCTAAGCACTCGAAGTCGAACGTTTTGTGTGATGCACTTTTGGTTGATTCCATTTCGCGTTCGGATACGTATCCGTATGTTGATGTTCGCGTCGACGACGTCGAAATGGGTCACGAAGCAACCGTGTCGAAGGTTTCTGAAGAGCAGCTGTTCTATTTGATGTCGCGCGGTATTGAAGAAACTGAAGCAATGGCGATGATTGTTCGTGGATTCGTTGAGCCGATCGCTCGTGAGCTACCGATGGAGTACGCACTTGAATTGAATCGCCTTATTGAGCTTCAGATGGAAGGATCGGTTGGCTGA
- the sufU gene encoding Fe-S cluster assembly sulfur transfer protein SufU, translated as MSELDQMYQQIILDASRERHGEGHIDDAQGESFQVNTTCGDQTTMQVRLSQDGTRLEKVAWDGDGCSISQASLSIMHDLVEGKSVAEVDELVAAFRDMMDQRGEELDDDMADLLDDAAAFQGVSKFPMRIKCALLGWMALRDATDQAIARQQN; from the coding sequence ATGAGCGAACTCGACCAAATGTATCAACAGATTATTCTCGATGCATCGCGCGAGCGCCACGGCGAAGGCCATATTGACGACGCTCAAGGGGAATCTTTCCAAGTGAATACTACCTGCGGCGATCAGACAACAATGCAGGTCCGCCTCTCCCAAGACGGTACTCGACTTGAGAAAGTCGCTTGGGACGGTGATGGTTGCTCGATTTCCCAAGCCTCGCTGTCGATTATGCATGATCTTGTTGAAGGTAAGTCTGTAGCTGAGGTCGATGAATTAGTTGCTGCGTTCCGCGATATGATGGATCAGCGTGGGGAAGAGCTCGACGACGATATGGCAGACTTGCTTGACGATGCTGCCGCGTTCCAGGGCGTCTCAAAGTTTCCCATGCGTATCAAGTGTGCGTTGCTAGGCTGGATGGCGTTGCGTGATGCGACTGATCAAGCTATTGCACGACAGCAAAACTGA
- a CDS encoding Rieske (2Fe-2S) protein, with amino-acid sequence MAEYRVCSTTDVAAGSVVGFELHLAEDQKLAVAIIQSEKGNWFATHNQCTHGRVKLSDGWLEEETIECSRHGAVFDLASGDVMSLPATQKLTTYPVRVDGDNVYITV; translated from the coding sequence ATGGCTGAATATCGAGTCTGTTCAACAACTGATGTAGCGGCAGGGTCTGTTGTGGGCTTTGAGCTGCATCTCGCTGAAGATCAAAAACTCGCTGTTGCCATTATTCAATCTGAAAAGGGTAACTGGTTTGCCACGCATAATCAGTGCACTCACGGCCGAGTCAAGCTATCTGATGGCTGGCTCGAAGAAGAGACCATTGAATGTTCTCGTCATGGAGCAGTTTTTGATCTTGCTAGTGGAGACGTGATGTCTTTGCCAGCCACACAAAAGCTGACAACTTATCCGGTGCGCGTAGACGGCGATAACGTCTATATCACCGTCTAG
- the sufC gene encoding Fe-S cluster assembly ATPase SufC yields MSTLEIKNLHVSVETAEGPKQILRGVNLTINSGEIHAIMGPNGSGKSTLSYAIAGHPKYDITDGEILLDGKNIVEMSADERARAGVFLAMQYPVEVTGVTVTNFLRAAKTAVDGEAPKLREWVKSMKQAMSDLKIDDNFSSRDVNVGFSGGEKKRVEILQLEMLKPKFAVLDETDSGLDVDALRLVSEGVNRVHENTNNGVLLITHYTRILNYIKPDFVHVFVDGRVAESGGPELAAVLEADGYEKYEG; encoded by the coding sequence GTGTCCACCTTAGAAATTAAGAACTTACACGTATCTGTAGAAACCGCCGAAGGTCCGAAGCAAATTTTGCGTGGAGTTAACCTCACCATTAATTCTGGCGAAATCCATGCGATCATGGGTCCGAACGGTTCTGGCAAGTCCACCTTGTCATACGCTATCGCCGGCCACCCGAAGTACGACATTACCGACGGTGAAATCCTGCTTGATGGTAAGAATATTGTCGAGATGTCTGCTGACGAGCGCGCTCGTGCCGGAGTGTTCCTCGCGATGCAGTACCCGGTTGAAGTTACTGGCGTGACTGTAACCAACTTCTTGCGTGCTGCAAAGACCGCTGTTGATGGCGAAGCTCCGAAGCTCCGTGAGTGGGTGAAGTCGATGAAGCAGGCGATGAGCGACCTCAAGATTGATGACAACTTCTCATCGCGCGACGTCAATGTAGGCTTCTCCGGTGGCGAAAAGAAGCGTGTTGAAATTCTTCAGCTTGAGATGCTTAAGCCAAAGTTTGCTGTGCTCGACGAAACCGATTCTGGTCTCGACGTCGACGCTTTGCGTTTGGTTTCCGAAGGTGTGAACCGGGTTCACGAAAACACCAATAACGGTGTTTTGCTGATCACCCACTACACCCGCATTTTGAACTACATCAAGCCTGATTTCGTGCATGTGTTCGTCGATGGCCGGGTTGCTGAATCCGGTGGTCCGGAGCTGGCTGCTGTTCTGGAAGCTGACGGCTACGAGAAATACGAAGGCTAA
- a CDS encoding glucose-1-phosphate adenylyltransferase codes for MYRPKRSKPRVLAIVLAGGEGKRLMPLTQDRAKPAVPFGGIYRLIDFSLSNLVNSGYLKVVVLTQYKSHSLDRHISQTWRMSTLLDNYIAPVPAQQRVGKSWFSGSADAVFQSLNILDDERPDYVVITGADNIYRMDFSQMVEQHIESGRGLTIAGLRQPLDLCSSFGVIDTDPEDSTKVRQFLEKPDRVDGLPDSPNEFLASMGNYVFSADALVEALYADASNAESTHDMGGDIVPMFVSQGDCGVYDFTYNEIPGSSDRDRNYWRDVGTIDMFHEANQDLISISPIFNLYNTDWPLYTGYTGLPPAKFVYGHHERLGHALDSIISPGVIISGGEVIASVLSPHVRVNSWSSVRDSVLFDGVNVGRNATVVRAIVDKYVKIDEGAQIGIDHEHDKARGCWVSEGGIVVVPKGVHITRE; via the coding sequence ATGTATAGACCAAAGCGATCAAAACCACGCGTCCTCGCAATCGTTCTTGCCGGTGGCGAAGGAAAACGCCTCATGCCACTGACACAAGATCGTGCAAAGCCAGCAGTTCCGTTCGGCGGAATTTACCGTCTAATCGATTTTTCTCTGTCAAACCTGGTGAACTCCGGGTACCTCAAAGTCGTGGTACTCACCCAGTACAAGTCTCACTCCCTCGACCGCCATATTTCCCAAACTTGGCGTATGTCGACTCTGCTTGATAACTACATCGCACCAGTCCCAGCACAGCAGCGTGTGGGAAAAAGTTGGTTCTCTGGTTCAGCGGATGCCGTGTTCCAGTCACTCAATATTCTCGACGACGAACGTCCCGATTACGTTGTGATAACCGGTGCTGATAACATCTACCGGATGGATTTCTCCCAGATGGTTGAACAACATATCGAGTCTGGTCGTGGTTTGACCATTGCTGGCCTGCGTCAACCACTCGACTTATGTTCGTCGTTTGGCGTCATTGATACTGATCCTGAAGATTCCACAAAAGTACGCCAATTCCTTGAAAAGCCTGACCGAGTAGATGGCTTGCCAGATTCGCCGAATGAATTCCTTGCTTCTATGGGAAATTACGTATTTTCTGCTGATGCGTTAGTTGAAGCTTTGTATGCTGACGCTTCTAATGCCGAATCTACCCATGACATGGGTGGCGATATTGTTCCAATGTTTGTCTCCCAAGGAGATTGCGGAGTCTACGATTTCACATACAACGAAATTCCAGGGTCCTCTGACCGTGATCGCAACTATTGGCGTGACGTCGGTACCATTGATATGTTCCATGAAGCTAATCAAGATCTCATCTCGATTAGCCCAATTTTCAATCTATATAATACCGATTGGCCGCTTTACACCGGCTACACCGGTCTACCACCAGCAAAGTTCGTTTATGGTCACCATGAGCGTCTCGGGCATGCACTCGATTCGATTATCTCCCCCGGAGTCATTATCTCTGGTGGTGAGGTCATCGCCTCGGTGCTCTCGCCGCATGTGCGCGTCAACTCGTGGTCTTCTGTACGTGATTCGGTACTCTTCGACGGTGTGAACGTCGGTCGTAACGCCACTGTTGTCCGCGCGATAGTTGACAAGTATGTCAAGATCGACGAAGGCGCACAGATCGGTATTGATCACGAACATGATAAAGCGCGCGGCTGTTGGGTGTCTGAAGGCGGAATTGTCGTAGTGCCAAAGGGCGTCCACATCACACGCGAATAG
- the sufD gene encoding Fe-S cluster assembly protein SufD: MATVMNSRADRVLSFDLEAFPVPHGREEEWRFTPLERVEPLFEMARANNVDVSLTGEATYKVAGRDDARLGTGFAPEDRTSVVEWNSFRDAHMVTIPQDTQLGHEVTISAVGKAGTGVTPLHVYLHAEAHSESTVVLHHSGTGQVNEGVEIVVGDGAHLTFVSVQQWDNDAVHTASHRIRMGRDAKLKHIVVSLGGDLVRITSSVQYTAPGADVNMLGAYFVDGGQHIENRLLVDHSVEKAISNVTYKGALQGEDAHSVWIGDVLIRPEAIGTSTYELNRNLLLTEGARADSVPNLEIETGEIEGAGHASATGRFDDEQLFYLMSRGIGEEEARRLVVRGFFAELIHQIGVETVEQDLMVAIEDELDLTTSGTHNG, encoded by the coding sequence ATGGCTACTGTTATGAATTCTCGCGCGGATCGCGTACTGTCATTTGATCTCGAAGCTTTCCCGGTCCCGCATGGTCGTGAAGAAGAATGGCGTTTTACTCCGCTAGAGCGCGTGGAGCCACTTTTTGAGATGGCGAGGGCGAACAATGTCGACGTTTCCCTCACCGGTGAAGCTACCTACAAAGTCGCTGGACGTGATGACGCTCGGCTCGGTACCGGTTTCGCACCAGAGGATCGCACTTCTGTGGTGGAATGGAATTCGTTCCGTGACGCCCACATGGTTACGATTCCGCAAGATACCCAGCTCGGTCACGAGGTAACGATCTCTGCTGTCGGCAAGGCGGGTACTGGTGTGACACCGTTGCATGTTTACCTGCATGCTGAGGCGCATTCTGAATCTACCGTTGTCTTGCATCACTCAGGTACTGGACAGGTCAACGAAGGTGTGGAAATCGTCGTCGGCGACGGTGCTCACCTGACGTTCGTTTCCGTTCAACAATGGGATAACGACGCGGTACACACCGCATCGCATCGCATCCGTATGGGCCGTGACGCGAAACTAAAGCATATTGTGGTCTCTCTCGGCGGCGATCTCGTTCGTATCACCTCATCGGTGCAATACACTGCGCCAGGCGCTGACGTGAATATGCTCGGTGCGTACTTCGTCGACGGCGGCCAGCATATTGAAAACCGCTTGCTGGTTGACCACAGCGTCGAAAAGGCTATCTCTAACGTCACCTACAAGGGAGCGTTGCAGGGCGAGGATGCACACTCAGTATGGATCGGTGACGTACTGATTCGCCCCGAAGCCATCGGCACCAGTACTTACGAACTCAACCGCAACCTGTTGCTTACCGAAGGTGCGCGTGCAGATTCGGTACCAAACCTCGAAATCGAGACTGGTGAAATTGAAGGAGCTGGGCACGCTTCAGCTACCGGACGTTTTGACGACGAACAGCTGTTCTATCTGATGTCTCGTGGTATTGGTGAAGAAGAAGCTCGTCGCCTCGTGGTGCGCGGATTCTTCGCTGAGCTCATCCACCAAATTGGTGTGGAGACTGTTGAACAGGATTTGATGGTTGCTATCGAAGATGAGCTTGATCTGACAACGAGCGGTACCCATAATGGCTGA
- a CDS encoding neutral zinc metallopeptidase produces MSFNDNIHLDTSGTQRRSGGKLAAGGISGIGLAGVLIYFLFTGQLPPIDALTGAQTQQAPSSTSQTSLAEECQAGQDANTKVECRMVAGQNSLNHMWNDQLPADTGIAHKTPGFVLFSGAVSTACGDASSQQGPFFCPGDDSIYIDVSFFDQLERFGARNAPLAQLYILAHEWGHHIQLQTGDLAKIHHQSSGPQSSLVRSELQADCLAGAWIHHASTTIDPQTGVPFMKTPTDEQLRDALLAAQSVGDDHLAEISGHNAHPDSFSHGSSAQRFNWLKRGIDKGSYTACNTWDVGQP; encoded by the coding sequence ATGAGTTTCAATGACAATATTCACCTCGATACGTCCGGTACTCAGCGGCGTTCCGGTGGAAAGCTTGCCGCCGGTGGTATCAGCGGAATCGGACTCGCTGGAGTGTTGATCTACTTCCTGTTCACCGGGCAACTTCCGCCCATTGATGCTCTCACTGGGGCCCAAACTCAGCAAGCACCCAGTTCAACCTCTCAGACTTCATTAGCTGAAGAATGCCAAGCTGGGCAAGATGCAAACACGAAGGTCGAATGCCGAATGGTTGCCGGGCAAAATTCGTTGAATCACATGTGGAACGATCAGCTGCCTGCCGATACCGGAATTGCACACAAGACACCAGGTTTTGTGTTGTTCTCGGGAGCAGTGAGCACCGCGTGCGGCGATGCATCCTCCCAACAAGGACCATTCTTCTGCCCTGGTGATGACTCGATCTATATTGACGTATCCTTCTTCGATCAGCTCGAGCGTTTCGGAGCACGCAATGCGCCCCTCGCCCAACTCTATATTCTGGCCCACGAATGGGGACACCATATTCAACTGCAGACAGGTGACCTCGCCAAGATTCATCACCAGTCCTCTGGTCCACAATCGTCTTTGGTACGCTCTGAACTCCAAGCCGACTGTCTCGCTGGAGCGTGGATTCACCATGCTTCGACCACGATCGATCCACAAACTGGAGTTCCGTTCATGAAAACGCCAACCGACGAACAGCTGCGCGATGCGCTCTTAGCTGCCCAATCCGTTGGCGATGATCACCTTGCAGAAATCAGCGGGCACAACGCCCACCCAGATAGTTTCTCCCACGGTTCGTCAGCCCAACGCTTCAACTGGCTCAAACGCGGAATTGACAAGGGAAGCTACACTGCCTGTAACACCTGGGATGTTGGCCAACCATAA